A stretch of the Ostrea edulis chromosome 9, xbOstEdul1.1, whole genome shotgun sequence genome encodes the following:
- the LOC130046321 gene encoding monocarboxylate transporter 2-like, whose protein sequence is MMTQHECRGEGGYGWAVVLALFVNVLIVAGLQSSSGIIHTELMRTTSADLSVIGWIGSLLTGLCTISSPIVSVLTRIIPCRVIAIIGNIMISLGFFCAFFTSSVPVLILCLGVLPGIGSNLIIFSITMILKGYFVKRLPLAFGIAFSGAGIGMLSFPPFYVYLHSSFGIKGSFLLCSAVCLNGIVLSCLAKPNTSKLRGKTPEQRVSMTKFFDFSLFNSYNFVLFVTAHLAFNIGNVAPFTYLQIKGLELGFSEQSSALFITALGAGSSVARITFGWFSAKFPRIRIRSYLIVVLVASLSTLPVAFTSSYPLILVCSALFGSCAGVTHTEIPTIIIGMMGIDRLDSALSVAYLQQGIGSLIGIPLTDIVCRSVGDNNISFIFTFGITALAFLLMVLSFYLPNKPSRNVQSHEILTKFPDRKPEVFVIDVSETRGPAAA, encoded by the exons ATGATGACGCAGCACGAGTGCCGCGGAGAGGGCGGGTATGGTTGGGCAGTGGTCCTCGCGTTGTTTGTTAACGTCCTCATTGTTGCAGGGTTACAGAGTTCATCTGGAATAATCCACACAGAACTGATGAGGACAACATCTGCTGACCTCTCTGTGATTGGCTGGATCGGTTCTCTACTCACCGGACTCTGCACAATCTCAT CACCCATTGTGTCCGTCTTAACGAGGATCATACCATGCAGAGTGATTGCCATAATCGGAAATATCATGATCAGTCTTGGTTTTTTCTGTGCTTTCTTCACCTCTTCAGTTCCGGTGCTGATTTTGTGTTTGGGAGTTCTCCCTG GAATTGGCTCGAATCTCATTATCTTCTCCATCACAATGATACTCAAAGGATATTTTGTGAAGAGGCTGCCTCTCGCTTTCGGAATAGCGTTCTCTGGTGCGGGAATCGGCATGTTAAGTTTTCCGCCATTTTACGTTTACTTGCATTCGTCATTTGGAATAAAGGGAAGCTTCCTTTTGTGTTCGGCTGTTTGTTTGAATGGCATTGTGTTGTCCTGTCTAGCCAAACCGAATACATCTAAACTTCGGG GAAAGACACCGGAACAGAGAGTATCCATGACGAAATTCTTCGACTTCAGCCTGTTTAATTCCTATAATTTCGTTTTGTTTGTCACGGCACACCTTGCTTTCAACATAGGAAACGTCGCTCCTTTTACATACCTACAAATCAAAGGACTGGAACTTGGCTTCTCAGAGCAATCGTCTGCTCTGTTTATAACAGCCTTGGGAGCCGGAAGTTCTGTTGCGAGAATAACATTTGGATGGTTCTCGGCAAAGTTTCCAAGAATTCGTATTCGATCATACCTGATTGTGGTGTTAGTGGCGAGTCTGTCCACTCTCCCAGtagccttcaccagctcctatCCACTGATATTAGTCTGCTCGGCATTGTTTGGTTCATGTGCAG GAGTTACCCATACAGAAATCCCCACGATAATCATCGGGATGATGGGAATTGACAGATTGGATAGCGCTTTATCTGTGGCTTATCTACAGCAAGGCATCGGATCCTTGATCGGAATTCCTCTCACAG ATATTGTATGTCGTAGTGTTGGCGACAACAACATAtcctttatcttcaccttcggCATCACTGCGTTAGCCTTTCTTCTTATGGTCCTTTCTTTCTACTTACCCAACAAACCATCACGGAATGTACAATCCCACGAGATCTTGACTAAATTCCCTGATCGGAAACCGGAAGTTTTTGTTATCGATGTATCAGAAACCAGAGGTCCTGCGGCGGCTTGA